A window of Polyangia bacterium genomic DNA:
GCACCGCGACGATCACCAGCAGCGCGATGGTCAGCTTCAGGTCGCGGCCGAAATAGGGGATGAACGTGCCCGCCAGGTTTTCGATGACGCCGACGGCAAAACCGCCCAGCACGGCGCCGGCCGGGCTTGACAGCCCGCCGAGTACGGCCCCGGCAAACCCGTAGAGCAGGACGCCGAACATCATGTTCGGATCGAGAAACACGACCGGCGCGATCAGCATGCCGGCGACTCCACCGATCGCAGCCGCAATGCCCCAGCCGAGCGCCGTCATCCAGCCCACCCGTATGCCGACTAGGCGGGCCGATTCCGGATTGGCGGCGGCGGCCCGCATCGCGAGGCCGAGCCGTGTACCGCGGAAGA
This region includes:
- a CDS encoding branched-chain amino acid ABC transporter permease produces the protein IERILFKPLHNASILANLVAFIALFSILNSGDGYLWDYTIKTFPTPFGTKPLFGSVLIGSHQAGMIGVTAVMLGLIYLFFRGTRLGLAMRAAAANPESARLVGIRVGWMTALGWGIAAAIGGVAGMLIAPVVFLDPNMMFGVLLYGFAGAVLGGLSSPAGAVLGGFAVGVIENLAGTFIPYFGRDLKLTIALLVIVAVLMVRPAGIFGRSVVSRV